A stretch of Bradyrhizobium diazoefficiens DNA encodes these proteins:
- a CDS encoding flagellar protein FlgN has protein sequence MTVAQAKRTNAADSDARIKSLIALIDMLTALVAEENAELAKGLPASRLKQVDEKNRLAGMFERTVAECAAGTATLNVRDRILREQLLDRILKLRAAMDENLVRLRAAIEASNRRIEAVMQAIREQIAAVSPYGASGRVAARAVSSGTSRSA, from the coding sequence ATGACTGTAGCCCAAGCCAAAAGGACCAACGCCGCAGATAGCGATGCGCGGATCAAGTCGCTGATCGCGTTGATCGACATGTTAACCGCGCTGGTCGCGGAGGAGAATGCCGAGCTTGCCAAGGGGCTGCCGGCCTCACGCCTGAAGCAGGTCGACGAGAAGAACCGCCTGGCGGGGATGTTCGAGCGGACCGTCGCCGAGTGCGCGGCCGGTACGGCCACCCTGAACGTGCGCGACCGGATCCTGCGCGAGCAGCTTTTGGATCGGATCCTGAAGCTGCGCGCGGCAATGGACGAAAACCTGGTGCGCCTGCGCGCGGCGATCGAGGCCAGCAACCGCCGGATCGAGGCCGTCATGCAGGCGATCCGCGAGCAGATCGCCGCGGTGTCACCCTATGGCGCCTCCGGCCGCGTCGCCGCACGTGCCGTCTCCAGCGGCACCAGCCGC
- the flgE gene encoding flagellar hook protein FlgE: MSLTGALSSAISALSAQSQSLSMISDNIANTSTTGYKTTSAMFDDLVTASSNATSYASGGVTVSGRANITQQGLLAATSNATDIAIQGSGFLVVTSATSGGITSYTRNGAFSTDNAGYLENNGSYLEGWRTDSDGNVVGNESASNLQAINTQIASTSGSATTKTTIAANLPSDAATGDTYTSSMTVYDSLGAANSMQVTWTKTGTNAWSASFADPTSTSDTTTATGTASGTIAITFNSDGSLASTSPSPATVAVTGWTDGAADSTITMNLGAAGGTDGLTQYASGETTPTVNVTSIDSDGLSYGKLSSISIGKNGVVDATYSNGQTIAIYKIAVATFADPTGLSAASDGLYSETVTSGNAALQASGENGAGTIYGSELESSTTDTSSQFSSMISAQQAYSAASQVISTVDKMYDTLISAMR; encoded by the coding sequence ATGAGTCTCACCGGTGCCCTCTCTTCGGCGATCTCAGCGCTCAGCGCGCAGAGCCAGTCCCTGTCGATGATCAGCGACAACATCGCCAATACCAGCACGACGGGCTACAAGACGACGTCGGCGATGTTCGACGACCTCGTCACTGCGTCGAGCAACGCGACCTCCTATGCCTCGGGCGGCGTCACCGTCTCAGGCCGGGCCAACATCACCCAGCAGGGCCTACTCGCCGCGACCTCTAACGCCACCGACATTGCGATCCAGGGCTCCGGCTTCTTGGTCGTGACCAGTGCCACATCGGGCGGCATCACCTCCTACACCCGCAACGGCGCCTTCTCGACCGACAATGCCGGCTATCTCGAGAACAACGGCAGCTACCTGGAGGGATGGCGCACCGATTCAGACGGCAATGTCGTCGGCAATGAATCGGCGAGCAATCTCCAGGCGATCAACACCCAGATCGCTTCGACCAGCGGCAGTGCGACGACCAAGACCACGATTGCGGCGAACCTGCCGTCGGATGCCGCGACCGGCGACACCTATACAAGCTCGATGACCGTCTACGATTCGCTGGGTGCCGCGAATTCGATGCAGGTCACCTGGACCAAGACCGGCACCAACGCCTGGAGCGCGAGCTTCGCCGATCCGACCTCGACGTCGGATACCACGACCGCGACCGGCACGGCCTCCGGCACGATCGCCATCACCTTCAACAGCGACGGCTCGCTTGCCAGCACCAGCCCCAGCCCGGCAACCGTCGCGGTCACGGGCTGGACTGACGGCGCGGCTGACAGCACGATCACGATGAATCTCGGTGCGGCCGGAGGCACCGACGGCCTGACGCAATACGCCTCCGGTGAGACCACGCCGACCGTCAACGTCACCAGCATCGATTCGGACGGCTTGTCCTACGGCAAGCTGTCCAGCATCTCGATCGGCAAGAACGGCGTGGTCGACGCCACCTATTCCAATGGCCAGACCATCGCGATCTACAAGATCGCGGTGGCAACCTTTGCCGATCCAACCGGGCTTTCCGCCGCCAGCGACGGGCTCTATTCCGAGACCGTAACGTCGGGAAATGCCGCGTTGCAGGCGTCGGGCGAGAACGGCGCGGGCACGATCTACGGCAGCGAGCTGGAGAGCTCGACCACCGACACCTCCAGCCAGTTCTCGAGCATGATCTCGGCGCAGCAGGCCTATTCGGCCGCCTCCCAGGTCATCTCCACCGTGGACAAGATGTACGACACCCTGATCTCGGCGATGAGGTGA
- a CDS encoding flagellar hook assembly protein FlgD produces the protein MTVSATSSATTATTTTSSSSSTSSSSTLTSSDFLSLLVSELQNQDPLNATSTTDFINQLSSYANFSQQQSINSNLTSLSSAFSSLVTLNSVNYIGHTVEAKTDTSTLSNGSATFGYSLSSAASNVSISVSDSSGNVVYTGTGTGNSGSNTFTWDGKNSSGTQLTDGGQYTIAVTATDSAGNSVLNYTTVTGTVTGIDTSTSTPSLTVNGVSVSAADIIGVTS, from the coding sequence ATGACAGTTTCCGCAACGAGTTCTGCAACGACTGCGACCACGACGACATCGTCTTCGTCGAGCACGTCGTCCAGCTCGACGCTGACGTCGAGCGATTTCCTGAGCCTGCTCGTCAGTGAGCTTCAGAACCAGGATCCGCTGAACGCGACGTCGACCACCGATTTCATCAACCAGCTCTCGTCCTATGCCAATTTCAGCCAGCAGCAGTCGATCAACTCCAATTTGACCTCGTTATCGAGCGCTTTCTCGAGCCTCGTGACGCTGAACTCCGTCAACTATATCGGCCACACCGTCGAGGCAAAGACCGACACGTCGACCTTGAGCAACGGCTCGGCGACGTTCGGCTACTCGCTGTCCTCGGCCGCCTCGAACGTCTCTATCAGCGTTTCGGATTCCTCGGGCAACGTCGTCTACACCGGCACCGGGACCGGCAATTCAGGCTCGAACACTTTCACCTGGGACGGCAAGAATTCCAGCGGCACCCAGCTCACCGACGGTGGCCAGTACACTATCGCGGTGACCGCGACGGACTCCGCCGGCAACTCGGTGCTCAACTACACGACCGTCACCGGCACGGTGACCGGCATCGACACTTCGACATCCACGCCGTCGCTGACCGTGAACGGCGTCTCCGTCAGCGCCGCCGACATCATCGGCGTGACGTCCTGA
- the fliS gene encoding flagellar export chaperone FliS — translation MMHNPMAYMANQAYRGAATSVPPLKAVSMLLGGAITFLQKSLAAQEARRFEEGHDYLLKATAILRGLSHNLDFTKGGTVAERLFQTYNSLIVASHKAFGRPHASTSFRRIIAAVTELREAWEHVDATVRGGKITPADSARAR, via the coding sequence ATGATGCATAATCCGATGGCGTACATGGCCAATCAGGCCTATCGGGGCGCGGCCACCAGCGTGCCGCCGCTGAAGGCGGTCTCGATGCTGCTTGGCGGTGCGATTACCTTCCTTCAGAAGTCGCTGGCGGCGCAGGAAGCGCGGCGCTTCGAGGAGGGGCACGACTACCTGCTGAAGGCGACCGCGATCCTGCGCGGACTCAGCCACAATCTCGACTTCACCAAGGGTGGGACGGTGGCCGAGCGCCTGTTCCAGACCTACAACAGCTTGATCGTGGCGAGCCACAAGGCGTTCGGCCGGCCGCACGCCTCGACGAGTTTTCGGCGGATCATCGCGGCCGTGACCGAGTTGCGGGAGGCCTGGGAGCACGTCGATGCGACGGTGCGGGGCGGCAAGATCACGCCGGCCGATTCGGCTCGCGCGCGCTGA
- the fliD gene encoding flagellar filament capping protein FliD encodes MTSVSSSTSSTASTSSASTVTTTGTTTSTSLDWSALITAAVNAKLTQATTISTRITNNEAKVSAYQTLQTDLSTLSKGLSSLATAVVNSLATNAFATRAATLSSTGDVSASSALSMSVSNGAATGDHTLTISQVAAAQKVVGTAQSSETSELGYSGTFSLGLGSGSTADITVTSTMSLEDIVDAINAQTSTTNVQASIVEVSSGSYEMVLSGTEDAADIAYSSTSGDDVLNELGVTDSSGAFADVLQTSQAAEFALDGISMTRDTNDITDVLTGVTFNLLQATTSGATINISIEADTSQIESAVQTFVTDYNTFRDAVIAQQATDSDGTASSSAVLFGDGTMRDIMDTLQNAMNSTVGGLTMADLGLSFNENNELELDTSTLSEILSTNLSGVTTLLSAQTKTSSSQLTVVNTGTSPQSFTLDLTVDSSGNLASASVGGDASLFTISGTTIIGNAGTDYAGMAFTYSGSTSQSITVTSTSGLATQVYQFAKNYSSSSGALQTLITNLTDRDTDLQQKVDDIESAASAYQTQLQAQYAKYQAAIESANNTLTYLKALLNSSSSS; translated from the coding sequence GTGACGTCAGTCAGTTCGAGCACCAGCAGCACTGCGAGCACGTCGAGCGCGTCCACGGTGACCACGACCGGCACCACCACATCAACCAGCCTCGACTGGAGCGCGCTGATCACGGCGGCGGTAAACGCCAAGCTCACCCAGGCGACCACGATCTCGACCAGGATCACCAACAACGAAGCCAAGGTCTCCGCCTACCAGACGCTCCAGACCGACCTCTCGACATTGTCGAAGGGCTTATCGTCGCTCGCAACCGCCGTGGTCAACTCACTGGCAACCAACGCGTTTGCGACCCGTGCGGCGACCCTCAGCTCGACCGGTGACGTGAGCGCATCCTCTGCGCTCTCGATGTCCGTCAGCAACGGTGCGGCGACCGGCGACCACACGCTGACGATCAGTCAGGTGGCAGCCGCGCAGAAGGTGGTCGGCACTGCGCAGTCGAGCGAGACCTCCGAGCTCGGCTATTCCGGGACGTTCTCCCTGGGCCTCGGCAGCGGCAGCACCGCGGACATCACCGTCACCAGCACGATGTCGCTCGAGGACATCGTCGACGCGATCAATGCCCAGACCTCGACCACTAATGTGCAAGCCTCGATCGTCGAGGTCTCGAGCGGATCCTATGAAATGGTGCTGTCGGGCACCGAGGACGCCGCCGACATCGCCTATTCCAGCACGTCCGGAGACGACGTCCTGAACGAGCTCGGCGTGACCGACAGCTCAGGCGCCTTTGCCGACGTGCTGCAAACGTCGCAGGCGGCCGAGTTCGCCCTCGACGGCATCTCGATGACGCGGGATACCAACGACATCACCGACGTGCTCACCGGTGTGACGTTCAACCTGCTTCAGGCAACGACCAGCGGAGCTACGATCAACATCAGCATCGAGGCCGATACCAGCCAGATCGAATCGGCGGTCCAGACCTTCGTCACCGACTACAACACATTTCGCGATGCGGTGATCGCGCAGCAGGCAACCGATTCGGACGGAACGGCGTCCTCGAGCGCTGTGCTGTTCGGTGACGGCACGATGCGTGACATCATGGATACGCTGCAGAACGCGATGAACAGTACCGTGGGTGGCCTCACCATGGCGGACCTCGGCCTCTCCTTCAACGAGAACAACGAACTCGAGCTCGACACCTCGACGCTTTCGGAGATCCTGAGCACGAATCTGAGCGGGGTCACAACGCTGCTGTCGGCGCAGACCAAGACCTCGTCGAGCCAGCTCACCGTCGTCAACACCGGAACGTCGCCGCAATCCTTCACGCTGGATCTGACCGTCGATTCCTCCGGCAATCTCGCGTCGGCATCGGTCGGCGGCGACGCCTCGCTGTTCACGATTAGCGGCACCACGATCATCGGCAATGCCGGAACGGACTATGCCGGCATGGCCTTCACCTATTCGGGATCGACTTCGCAGTCGATCACTGTGACTTCGACTTCCGGTCTCGCCACGCAGGTCTACCAGTTCGCCAAGAATTATTCGTCGAGCTCGGGCGCACTGCAGACGCTGATCACGAATCTGACCGACCGCGACACCGATCTCCAGCAGAAGGTCGATGACATCGAGAGCGCTGCGTCCGCCTACCAGACGCAGCTTCAGGCTCAATATGCGAAATATCAGGCCGCGATCGAGAGCGCCAACAACACGCTCACCTATCTCAAAGCCCTGCTTAACTCCAGCTCGAGTAGTTGA
- a CDS encoding flagellin gives MPAINTNTAANSAVRYLNINSAQESSSLAKLSSGSRITSASDDAAGLAISTRISSDVTTLQQAATNASQANAILQTADGGASNISDILARMKALASESASGTTTDSSRGYIQSEFSQLTSEIDSISTGTRYSSQSLLDGSSVFASGVSVLVGSSGSDTITITLTSLTSSTLGVSSLDVSTLSDAASALTVLDSAIDTVSAARASIGAQESRFNFSSDSISTQTQNLQSANSAIKDVDIASEQAKLSSAEVKTQAAVSAESAANQMPQYLLKLLG, from the coding sequence ATGCCCGCAATCAACACCAATACCGCCGCAAATTCCGCGGTCCGCTACCTCAACATCAATTCGGCACAGGAGAGCAGCTCGCTTGCAAAACTGTCGAGCGGCTCGCGCATCACCTCGGCCTCTGACGATGCCGCGGGCCTTGCCATCTCCACCCGAATCTCCTCGGACGTCACCACGCTCCAGCAGGCCGCGACCAACGCCTCGCAGGCGAACGCGATCCTCCAGACCGCAGACGGCGGCGCCTCAAACATCTCGGACATCCTGGCGCGAATGAAAGCGCTGGCTTCTGAATCCGCGTCGGGCACGACGACCGACTCCAGCCGGGGCTACATCCAATCGGAATTCTCGCAGCTCACGAGCGAAATCGATTCGATTTCGACCGGCACGCGCTATTCCAGCCAGAGCTTGCTTGACGGCTCCAGCGTGTTCGCCTCGGGCGTTTCGGTTCTGGTGGGCTCCTCCGGCTCGGACACCATCACCATTACGCTCACCAGTCTGACGTCGTCGACGCTCGGCGTATCCTCGCTCGACGTCAGCACGCTGTCGGATGCGGCCTCGGCACTGACCGTGCTCGACAGCGCGATCGACACGGTGTCCGCCGCGCGCGCCAGCATCGGCGCGCAGGAATCGCGGTTCAACTTCTCGTCCGACTCGATCTCGACCCAGACCCAGAACCTGCAGTCCGCGAATTCGGCGATCAAGGACGTGGATATCGCGTCAGAGCAGGCCAAGCTTTCCTCGGCCGAGGTGAAGACGCAGGCCGCGGTGTCGGCGGAATCCGCGGCGAACCAGATGCCGCAGTACCTGCTCAAGCTGCTCGGCTAA
- a CDS encoding RNA polymerase sigma factor, whose amino-acid sequence MSYALDVWAPAEAEITTTVPAEEIVPVMPSVPLAPDSAPVAAAIVFDEDSELLDRLATGDEAAFRMLVERHIDRAYAIALRIVGNAADAEDVVQDTMLKIWSHRGRWQHGRAKFSTWLYRVISNRCIDLRRKPRNENVETVPEVADGQPGAVEIIERNELNGMLEFAMQRLAEQQRIAVIFSYHENMSNGEIAQVMDTTVAAVESLLKRGRQQLRQLLRKHERDIRTAFTDC is encoded by the coding sequence ATGAGTTACGCACTTGATGTCTGGGCTCCCGCCGAGGCCGAGATCACGACGACGGTGCCGGCTGAAGAGATCGTGCCCGTGATGCCGTCAGTGCCGCTGGCACCGGACAGCGCACCGGTCGCCGCCGCAATCGTCTTCGACGAGGACAGCGAACTTCTGGACAGGCTCGCCACCGGCGACGAGGCCGCGTTCCGCATGCTGGTCGAGCGTCACATCGATCGCGCCTATGCGATTGCGCTGCGCATCGTCGGCAACGCCGCGGACGCCGAAGACGTGGTGCAGGACACCATGCTCAAGATCTGGAGCCATCGCGGACGCTGGCAGCACGGCCGCGCCAAGTTCTCGACCTGGCTCTACCGTGTCATCTCCAATCGCTGCATCGATCTGCGTCGCAAGCCGCGCAACGAGAATGTCGAGACGGTGCCGGAAGTCGCCGACGGCCAGCCCGGAGCCGTCGAGATCATCGAGCGCAACGAATTGAACGGCATGCTGGAGTTCGCGATGCAGCGTCTGGCCGAGCAGCAGCGCATCGCGGTGATCTTCTCGTATCACGAGAACATGAGCAACGGCGAGATCGCCCAGGTCATGGACACCACGGTGGCGGCGGTGGAGTCTCTACTCAAGCGCGGGCGCCAGCAACTTCGTCAGCTGCTGCGCAAGCACGAACGCGATATCCGCACCGCGTTTACCGATTGCTAA